The Acidimicrobiia bacterium genome includes a window with the following:
- a CDS encoding transglutaminase-like domain-containing protein, producing the protein MDVTGRFASLVGDAKQEPPLDRAALLIAAHVHANLDLDQWLGRLDTLAAACDAADFDSVRRLLFAVEGFRGNVERYDDPANSFLDDVLERRLGIPISLAVVMLEVARRLDVPAVGVGMPGHFLVGDPESPGRFCDVFAGGAILDDDECAAIFRRAVGANHAFEPSMLAPVRPRQILARMLANLERSPLAADPVHATWMATLHLSIAGLPAPERVVVARRLGQLGNITNAADALDQLADEIPGDVAPRLRGEARSLRARLN; encoded by the coding sequence GTGGACGTGACGGGTCGCTTCGCGTCGCTGGTGGGCGACGCGAAGCAGGAGCCGCCGCTCGATCGCGCGGCGTTGCTCATCGCTGCGCACGTGCACGCGAACCTCGATCTCGACCAGTGGCTCGGTCGGCTCGACACGCTCGCGGCCGCGTGCGATGCCGCCGACTTCGACAGTGTCCGCCGGCTCCTGTTCGCAGTCGAAGGGTTCCGCGGCAACGTCGAGCGCTACGACGATCCTGCGAACTCGTTCCTCGACGACGTGCTCGAACGCCGGCTCGGCATTCCCATCTCGCTCGCGGTGGTGATGCTCGAAGTCGCACGTCGGCTCGACGTTCCCGCCGTCGGGGTCGGCATGCCCGGCCACTTCCTCGTCGGCGATCCCGAGAGCCCGGGCCGGTTCTGCGACGTCTTCGCCGGCGGTGCGATCCTCGACGATGACGAGTGCGCGGCGATCTTCCGGCGCGCGGTCGGCGCGAATCACGCGTTCGAGCCGTCGATGCTCGCACCCGTTCGACCGCGCCAGATCCTCGCCCGCATGCTTGCCAACCTCGAACGCTCGCCGCTCGCGGCCGATCCCGTGCACGCGACGTGGATGGCGACGCTGCACCTGTCGATCGCGGGACTCCCGGCTCCCGAACGGGTCGTCGTCGCGCGCCGCCTCGGACAGCTCGGCAACATCACCAATGCCGCGGACGCGCTCGATCAGCTCGCGGACGAGATTCCCGGCGATGTCGCACCGCGCCTACGCGGTGAGGCGCGCTCGTTGCGCGCCCGCCTGAACTGA
- a CDS encoding SDR family oxidoreductase, which translates to MRLAGERALITGSTSGIGRAIAQRFAEAGAVVCVTGRDRVRGDAVVAQIDAAGGVAHFVPAELRDEDACTALVEHAAERIGGLTILVNNAAGGDGGDGPIGDITTEAWNAILTVNLTAPMWLTRAAIAHLLDAGHGSIVNISTRQAERASRGFAAYIASKGGLNALTRSIAVDYADRNIRCNTISPGYVLNDRRDADIDDDRRARYEGMHLTRLGVADDIAYAAVYLASRESDFVTGLNLQVDGGSSIARGLTLG; encoded by the coding sequence GTGCGGCTGGCGGGGGAACGAGCGCTCATCACCGGGTCGACGTCGGGCATCGGTCGCGCGATCGCGCAGCGGTTCGCGGAAGCGGGCGCGGTCGTGTGCGTCACCGGACGCGACCGGGTGCGCGGCGACGCGGTCGTCGCGCAGATCGACGCGGCGGGTGGCGTCGCGCACTTCGTGCCGGCGGAGCTGCGCGACGAGGACGCGTGCACCGCGCTCGTCGAGCACGCGGCCGAGCGCATCGGTGGGCTCACGATCCTCGTCAACAACGCCGCGGGAGGCGACGGCGGCGACGGCCCGATCGGCGACATCACGACCGAAGCGTGGAACGCGATCCTCACGGTCAACCTGACCGCGCCGATGTGGCTGACGCGCGCCGCGATCGCTCATTTGCTCGACGCGGGCCACGGCTCGATCGTCAACATCTCGACCCGCCAGGCCGAGCGCGCCAGCCGCGGGTTCGCCGCGTACATCGCGAGCAAGGGCGGCTTGAACGCGCTCACGCGGTCGATCGCGGTCGACTACGCCGATCGCAACATCCGCTGCAACACGATCAGCCCCGGCTACGTGTTGAACGACCGCCGCGACGCCGACATCGACGACGACCGCCGCGCGCGGTACGAGGGCATGCACCTCACGCGCCTCGGCGTCGCCGACGACATCGCGTACGCGGCGGTGTACCTCGCATCGCGCGAGTCGGACTTCGTCACCGGCCTGAACCTCCAGGTCGACGGGGGCAGCAGCATCGCCCGCGGCCTCACGCTGGGCTGA
- a CDS encoding DUF2332 family protein has protein sequence MPDQLRLQGWACRHLGSPFYGDLLDLTADDFEAGGVVHALLAAHEHEGSDAAYPIRMLGGVHRLVLAGGAPDLAPRFPTTGGDGDATAAWPAFRALLESRPAMLVDALARPPQTNEVGRTASLAAGLAVVAQRFGLPIRLLEIGTSAALNLRLDRYWYEQGGASWGDRASAVRFVDLWLPDAPPFDASTRIVERRGCDRNPIDATNDPEAGLTLLSYVWPGQDARFEALRAALAIAATTPVDVDRADAAEWVPAQLARAHDGIATVVMHSIFWQYLDDARRDAIAEALAAAGAHATSHAPVAYLRLEPNENSHWTELRLTGWPGGDEELLATAGFHAGPVRWPAPSGAETGEE, from the coding sequence ACCTCCTCGACCTCACGGCCGACGACTTCGAGGCCGGCGGCGTCGTGCACGCGCTGCTCGCGGCGCACGAGCACGAAGGATCCGACGCGGCGTACCCGATCCGAATGCTCGGCGGCGTGCATCGGCTCGTGCTGGCCGGTGGCGCGCCCGACCTCGCGCCGCGCTTCCCGACGACGGGCGGCGACGGCGACGCGACCGCGGCGTGGCCGGCCTTCCGCGCGCTGCTCGAATCGCGTCCGGCGATGCTGGTCGACGCGCTCGCGCGCCCACCGCAGACGAACGAGGTCGGTCGCACCGCGTCGCTCGCCGCGGGCCTCGCCGTCGTCGCGCAGCGGTTCGGGCTCCCGATCCGCCTGCTCGAGATCGGTACGAGCGCCGCTCTCAACCTGCGGCTCGACCGTTACTGGTACGAGCAGGGCGGCGCGAGCTGGGGCGACCGTGCGTCGGCGGTGCGGTTCGTCGATCTGTGGTTGCCGGATGCGCCGCCGTTCGACGCGAGCACGCGCATCGTCGAACGTCGCGGCTGCGACCGTAACCCGATCGACGCGACGAATGATCCCGAAGCCGGGCTCACGCTGTTGTCGTACGTGTGGCCCGGGCAGGACGCGCGCTTCGAAGCACTGCGCGCCGCGCTCGCGATCGCCGCGACGACGCCCGTCGACGTCGACCGTGCCGACGCGGCGGAGTGGGTGCCGGCGCAGCTCGCGCGCGCACACGACGGCATCGCGACCGTCGTGATGCACTCGATCTTCTGGCAGTACCTCGACGACGCGCGGCGCGACGCGATAGCAGAAGCGCTCGCAGCCGCCGGCGCGCACGCGACGAGCCACGCGCCGGTCGCGTACCTGCGCCTGGAGCCGAACGAGAACAGTCACTGGACCGAGCTGAGGCTCACCGGCTGGCCCGGCGGCGACGAAGAGCTGCTCGCGACCGCCGGCTTCCACGCAGGCCCGGTGCGGTGGCCCGCGCCGTCAGGCGCCGAGACCGGTGAGGAGTGA
- a CDS encoding TIM barrel protein translates to MHPRICVSAISSFRLDLAADIELWAANGIDCVGVSVAKLDAFGWEEGVARIVDSGVRVGNLIGVGAFLLTDPSQWEPQRERLLRALHAGHTMGAECVVFTTGPARELPWDEAADALETALAPVLVEANALGIPFAVEHTNSLRVDVGFVHSLRDVVDLARRLGTGVCMEINACWAERGLAGTIASSMDAIRLVQVSDFSIGTLATPDRLVPGDGDIPLARILGQVLAAGYDGVFDLELIGPKIDAEGYASAVPRAVDALGSLLTGLGA, encoded by the coding sequence GTGCATCCCCGCATCTGCGTCAGCGCGATCAGCTCCTTCCGGCTCGACCTCGCGGCCGACATCGAGCTCTGGGCCGCGAACGGAATCGACTGCGTGGGCGTATCGGTCGCGAAGCTCGACGCCTTCGGATGGGAGGAGGGCGTCGCCCGCATCGTCGACTCGGGTGTGCGGGTCGGGAACCTCATCGGGGTGGGCGCGTTCCTCCTGACCGACCCGTCGCAGTGGGAACCGCAGCGCGAGCGCTTGCTCCGAGCGCTGCACGCGGGCCACACCATGGGCGCCGAGTGCGTCGTCTTCACGACCGGCCCCGCGCGCGAGCTGCCGTGGGACGAGGCCGCGGACGCGCTCGAGACGGCACTCGCGCCCGTGCTCGTCGAGGCGAACGCGCTCGGCATCCCGTTCGCGGTCGAGCACACGAACTCCCTGCGCGTCGACGTCGGCTTCGTGCACTCGTTGCGCGACGTCGTCGACCTCGCCCGCCGGCTCGGCACCGGCGTGTGCATGGAGATCAACGCGTGCTGGGCGGAGCGCGGCCTCGCGGGCACGATCGCGTCGTCGATGGACGCGATCCGGCTCGTGCAGGTGAGCGACTTCTCGATCGGCACACTCGCGACACCGGACCGGCTCGTGCCCGGCGACGGCGACATCCCGCTCGCGCGGATTCTCGGGCAGGTGCTCGCCGCCGGCTACGACGGCGTATTCGACCTCGAGCTCATCGGGCCCAAGATCGACGCCGAGGGCTACGCGTCGGCGGTGCCGCGCGCGGTCGACGCGCTCGGCTCACTCCTCACCGGTCTCGGCGCCTGA
- a CDS encoding helix-turn-helix transcriptional regulator — MSAPAHATSASRRHDLGEFIRDQRRTARLSLRKLSELAGISNPYLSQIERGVRKPSAEILQAIAKGLRISAETLYVRAGILDERGDGTDFEAEILRDHSVTERQKQALIEIYRSFQAETAAERAREVAAFE, encoded by the coding sequence ATGAGCGCACCCGCGCACGCGACCTCGGCGAGCCGGCGTCACGACCTCGGGGAGTTCATCCGTGATCAACGCCGCACGGCGCGGCTCTCGCTGCGCAAGCTGAGCGAGCTCGCGGGCATCTCGAACCCGTACCTCAGCCAGATCGAGCGCGGGGTGCGCAAGCCGTCGGCCGAGATCCTGCAGGCGATCGCGAAGGGTCTGCGCATCTCCGCGGAGACGCTCTACGTGCGCGCCGGCATCCTCGACGAACGCGGCGACGGCACCGATTTCGAGGCCGAGATCCTCCGAGACCACAGCGTCACGGAGCGGCAGAAACAAGCGTTGATCGAGATCTACCGCTCGTTCCAGGCCGAGACGGCCGCCGAACGCGCGCGCGAGGTCGCCGCGTTCGAGTGA
- the map gene encoding type I methionyl aminopeptidase, which produces MSKRQQKRRLDRRRETSTGPGTELRTDVRSRVRVRAGRLSPERAVPAEIPRPPYVRGPGALVPSFPPSELADRMRRAGQAAREVLLEIAPAVRPGVTTDELDRICHEACIARGGYPSPLHYKGYPKSLCTSVNEVICHGIPDDRALVEGDIVNCDVTIYLDGVHGDHSETFCVGECDPEAARLVRVTRESLWHGIAAAHPGGHINEIGRAIQAHAEGEGFGVVRMFVGHGVGRDFHTAPSVPHYFDPHANQILEPGLTFTIEPMITAGSYEVDRIWPDGWTAVTADGSLTAQFEHALLVTPTGIEVLTLLPDEPLELPLHDEVARR; this is translated from the coding sequence GTGAGCAAGCGCCAGCAGAAGCGGCGCCTGGACCGCCGCCGCGAGACGTCGACGGGACCGGGCACCGAGTTGCGCACCGATGTGCGGAGCCGGGTGCGCGTGCGCGCGGGTCGGCTCTCGCCCGAGCGCGCGGTTCCGGCCGAGATCCCGCGTCCGCCTTATGTGCGCGGCCCGGGCGCGCTCGTGCCGTCGTTCCCGCCCAGCGAGCTCGCGGACCGCATGCGGCGAGCGGGTCAGGCCGCGCGCGAGGTGCTGCTCGAGATCGCGCCCGCAGTTCGACCGGGCGTCACCACCGACGAGCTCGATCGCATCTGCCACGAAGCGTGCATCGCGCGCGGCGGCTACCCGAGCCCGCTGCACTACAAGGGCTACCCGAAGTCGCTCTGCACGTCGGTGAACGAGGTCATCTGTCACGGCATCCCCGACGACCGCGCGCTGGTGGAGGGCGACATCGTCAACTGCGACGTCACGATCTACCTCGACGGCGTGCACGGCGACCACAGCGAGACGTTCTGCGTCGGCGAGTGCGATCCCGAAGCCGCGCGCCTCGTGCGGGTGACGCGCGAATCGCTCTGGCACGGCATCGCCGCCGCGCATCCGGGTGGACACATCAACGAGATCGGGCGCGCGATCCAGGCCCACGCGGAGGGCGAAGGATTCGGCGTCGTGCGCATGTTCGTCGGGCACGGCGTCGGTCGCGACTTCCACACCGCGCCGTCGGTACCGCACTACTTCGACCCGCACGCCAACCAGATCCTCGAACCCGGGCTCACGTTCACGATCGAACCGATGATCACCGCGGGTTCGTACGAGGTCGATCGCATCTGGCCCGACGGGTGGACCGCGGTGACCGCCGACGGCTCGCTCACCGCGCAGTTCGAGCACGCGTTGCTCGTCACGCCGACGGGCATCGAGGTGCTCACGCTGCTGCCGGACGAGCCGCTCGAACTGCCGCTCCACGACGAAGTCGCGCGCCGATAG
- a CDS encoding MoaD family protein: MPVVRVLFFARAREVAARRDDTIDAATLAELLAIARDRYGADFGAVLDASRVWVNGDEPERGLATTLAAGDEVAVLPPVSGGAVATC, encoded by the coding sequence GTGCCGGTCGTTCGTGTCCTGTTCTTCGCGCGCGCGCGTGAGGTCGCGGCCCGGCGCGACGACACGATCGACGCGGCGACGCTCGCGGAGCTCCTGGCCATCGCGCGGGATCGCTACGGAGCCGACTTCGGCGCGGTGCTGGACGCGTCGCGCGTCTGGGTCAACGGCGACGAGCCGGAGCGCGGCCTCGCGACCACGTTGGCCGCCGGTGACGAGGTCGCCGTGCTGCCGCCCGTGAGTGGCGGGGCCGTCGCGACCTGCTGA
- a CDS encoding transcriptional repressor → MVAPPTQDWHAAATAHLARAGQRLTAKRASIVEVLATSERPLTMPEIRDLRPDLAQSSLYRNLVELEQAGVVRRVVTHDEFARYELGESLSGHHHHLVCSSCGVVEDVPASPGLERSVAAAVAGAAEATGFRIDHHRLDLIGLCRRCA, encoded by the coding sequence ATGGTGGCGCCACCGACGCAGGACTGGCACGCGGCCGCGACGGCGCACCTCGCGCGAGCGGGACAGCGATTGACGGCGAAGCGCGCGTCGATCGTCGAGGTGCTCGCGACCAGCGAGCGGCCGCTCACGATGCCCGAGATCCGCGACCTGCGACCCGATCTCGCGCAGAGCTCGCTGTACCGGAACCTCGTCGAGCTCGAGCAGGCCGGGGTCGTCCGGCGGGTCGTCACACACGACGAGTTCGCCCGCTACGAGCTCGGTGAGTCGCTGTCGGGACACCATCACCATCTCGTGTGCTCGAGCTGTGGCGTCGTCGAGGACGTGCCGGCATCGCCGGGCCTGGAGCGGTCGGTCGCCGCCGCGGTTGCGGGTGCCGCCGAAGCGACCGGCTTCCGCATCGACCACCATCGGCTGGACCTGATCGGGCTCTGCCGCCGCTGCGCCTGA
- a CDS encoding LON peptidase substrate-binding domain-containing protein: MTRTLPMFPLGTVLMPYAVLPLHVFEPRYRALVRDVLDGDQEFGIVLIERGSEVGGGDVRFEVGTLAHVVQFAPLADGRFALAVVGAARLKIERWLPEDPYPRAEVVELPEVDDRAGDSTALRAAALDGLREVLALAAQLPGSTEVAMPDVATDPAQAAYEIAAFAALGPLDAQRVLELPDPSSRLSTLRAHLDETAMVLRARLAGA; the protein is encoded by the coding sequence GTGACGCGAACGCTGCCCATGTTCCCGCTCGGCACCGTGCTCATGCCGTACGCCGTGTTGCCGCTGCACGTGTTCGAACCGCGGTATCGCGCGCTCGTGCGCGACGTGCTCGACGGCGACCAGGAGTTCGGCATCGTCCTCATCGAGCGGGGGAGCGAGGTCGGCGGTGGCGACGTCCGCTTCGAAGTGGGCACGCTCGCGCACGTCGTGCAGTTCGCCCCGCTCGCCGACGGTCGCTTCGCGCTGGCGGTCGTCGGTGCGGCCCGGTTGAAGATCGAGCGCTGGCTGCCGGAAGACCCGTACCCGCGCGCCGAGGTCGTGGAGCTGCCCGAAGTCGACGACCGCGCCGGCGATTCGACAGCACTGCGCGCCGCCGCGCTCGACGGGTTGCGCGAAGTGCTCGCGCTCGCGGCGCAGCTTCCCGGCTCGACCGAGGTCGCGATGCCCGACGTCGCGACCGACCCCGCGCAGGCCGCGTACGAGATCGCCGCGTTCGCCGCCCTCGGTCCCCTCGACGCGCAACGCGTGCTCGAGCTGCCCGACCCCTCGTCGCGATTGTCGACCCTGCGCGCGCACCTCGATGAGACCGCGATGGTGCTGCGCGCCCGGCTCGCGGGGGCATGA
- a CDS encoding ABC transporter substrate-binding protein, with product MQSVRLLAVLTAVGLLGACGSTASTAGKNGASSSAPPTTTAVTSNGGTLTVGAEQEPDCFDWLGNCAASSWGSWMAQYQTIPRVFDVDPRADGSLRNVPSNLVTSAPVFAAKPVETITYHLNPKAQWSDGVPITCSDFAYTVDQEKSSDDILDRTGYSDIARVDCSQPLRPVVTYKAGAVYAGWQNLFSGNTGVYPSHLLEGRDRDSLMKNGYHWSGGPWFADWTKGDNITLTPNTKYWGDKPHLDKVVFKFESDTAAEFQAFRSKQVQAIYPNPQIDVVDAIAQGLPSAHVVTNSHTAYVEALWIDNARYPFTDVAVRRAFAYAVDRDAVVKQLFGRLGVDEPSNSINAYALKDYSDQSAWSKYHLDLSMVTKLMTNAGWKKNALGVWAKDGKTASFTITTTAGDKRRQLTTQVVQQELKDAGFAVKVDFRSLAQIGGTDLPAGNLDVLVIASGLAGLTPGQCSQFCSQNVPGPANQNSGQNYFRIRNPKLDTLLEGVDNSLDDATRRADAAKADDLMAADVNVLPLDPLPDILIWSSHVVGPITDNSIEGMFWNINEWGCTNGVCA from the coding sequence GTGCAATCCGTCCGCCTCCTCGCGGTGCTCACCGCAGTGGGCCTGCTCGGCGCGTGCGGCAGCACCGCGAGCACCGCCGGCAAGAACGGCGCGTCTTCGAGCGCGCCCCCGACGACGACCGCGGTCACGAGCAACGGTGGCACCCTGACCGTCGGCGCGGAGCAGGAACCCGACTGCTTCGACTGGCTCGGGAACTGCGCGGCGTCGAGCTGGGGCAGCTGGATGGCGCAGTACCAGACGATCCCGCGCGTCTTCGACGTCGACCCGCGCGCCGACGGCTCGCTGCGCAACGTGCCGAGCAACCTCGTGACGAGCGCGCCCGTGTTCGCGGCGAAGCCCGTCGAGACGATCACGTATCACCTCAACCCGAAGGCACAGTGGTCCGACGGCGTGCCGATCACGTGCTCCGACTTCGCGTACACGGTCGATCAGGAAAAGAGCTCGGACGACATCCTCGACCGCACCGGTTACAGCGACATCGCGCGCGTCGACTGCTCGCAGCCGCTGCGTCCGGTCGTCACGTACAAGGCCGGTGCGGTGTACGCCGGTTGGCAGAACCTCTTCTCCGGCAACACCGGCGTCTACCCGTCGCACCTTCTCGAAGGGCGTGACCGCGACTCGCTGATGAAGAACGGCTACCACTGGTCCGGCGGTCCGTGGTTCGCGGACTGGACCAAGGGCGACAACATCACGCTGACGCCGAACACGAAGTACTGGGGCGACAAGCCGCACCTCGACAAGGTCGTGTTCAAGTTCGAGTCCGACACTGCGGCCGAATTCCAGGCGTTCCGCTCGAAGCAGGTGCAGGCGATCTACCCGAACCCGCAGATCGACGTCGTCGACGCGATCGCGCAGGGTCTTCCCAGCGCGCACGTCGTGACGAACTCGCACACCGCGTACGTCGAGGCGCTCTGGATCGACAACGCGAGGTACCCGTTCACCGACGTCGCGGTGCGCCGCGCGTTCGCGTACGCGGTCGATCGTGACGCGGTGGTGAAGCAGCTCTTCGGCCGCCTCGGTGTCGACGAGCCGTCGAACTCGATCAACGCGTACGCGTTGAAGGACTACTCCGACCAGAGCGCATGGTCGAAGTACCACCTCGACCTGTCGATGGTGACCAAGCTCATGACCAACGCGGGATGGAAGAAGAACGCGCTCGGCGTCTGGGCGAAGGACGGAAAGACCGCGTCGTTCACGATCACGACGACCGCGGGCGACAAGCGCCGCCAGCTCACGACGCAGGTCGTGCAGCAGGAGCTGAAGGACGCGGGCTTCGCCGTGAAGGTCGACTTCCGCTCCCTCGCGCAGATCGGCGGCACCGACCTGCCCGCGGGCAACCTCGACGTCCTCGTGATCGCGAGCGGCCTCGCCGGCCTCACGCCGGGCCAGTGCAGCCAGTTCTGCTCGCAGAACGTCCCCGGACCCGCGAACCAGAACTCGGGCCAGAACTACTTCCGCATCCGCAACCCGAAGCTCGACACGCTGCTCGAGGGCGTCGACAACAGCCTCGACGACGCGACGCGACGTGCCGACGCCGCGAAGGCCGACGACCTCATGGCCGCCGACGTGAACGTGCTGCCGCTCGACCCGCTCCCCGACATCTTGATCTGGAGCTCGCACGTCGTCGGTCCGATCACCGACAACTCGATCGAGGGCATGTTCTGGAACATCAACGAGTGGGGATGCACGAACGGGGTGTGCGCCTAG